In bacterium BMS3Abin08, the following are encoded in one genomic region:
- the ispH gene encoding 4-hydroxy-3-methylbut-2-enyl diphosphate reductase, producing MEIHIAKMAGFCFGVKRAVEIAFETATAAPGRKVGTLGPIIHNPQVVNMLKESGVLPLSEDAEDVGDFDTIIIRTHGVPSGLFDSLKERKFDLIDATCPFVKKAQQYAKLLKEEGYQVLILGDGNHPEVKGILSYAGAGALVVGSDDELPGLKDRVGVVVQTTQPIDALKRLLNSIVETSREIKVYNTICSSTALRLRETEELAGKVDIMVVVGGKNSANTRQLTTLCRRIGVETHHIETTGELSPSWFKGINKVGITAGASTPEWIIKEVLERIEDFHE from the coding sequence ATGGAAATACACATCGCCAAGATGGCCGGGTTCTGTTTCGGCGTCAAGCGTGCCGTTGAAATCGCCTTTGAGACCGCTACCGCTGCCCCAGGCAGAAAGGTGGGAACCCTTGGCCCCATCATCCATAACCCGCAGGTAGTCAACATGCTTAAAGAGTCAGGTGTTCTTCCGCTGAGTGAAGATGCTGAAGACGTCGGCGATTTCGATACAATCATTATCCGCACACATGGTGTCCCTTCCGGGCTCTTCGACTCTCTGAAAGAGAGGAAATTCGACCTGATAGACGCCACATGCCCATTTGTAAAAAAGGCCCAGCAATATGCTAAACTCCTGAAGGAGGAGGGCTACCAGGTATTAATCTTGGGCGACGGCAACCACCCTGAGGTAAAGGGAATACTCAGTTATGCCGGAGCGGGCGCACTGGTAGTGGGGAGTGATGATGAGCTGCCGGGGCTCAAGGACAGGGTCGGTGTGGTTGTTCAGACAACACAGCCCATTGATGCCCTGAAAAGACTCTTAAACAGTATAGTTGAGACTTCCAGGGAGATAAAGGTTTATAATACCATATGCAGTTCTACTGCTTTGCGCCTCAGGGAGACGGAAGAACTTGCCGGTAAGGTTGACATCATGGTTGTTGTGGGAGGAAAAAACAGCGCCAACACCAGACAACTGACCACTCTATGCAGGAGAATCGGTGTTGAGACGCATCACATTGAAACTACCGGGGAACTGAGTCCGTCATGGTTTAAAGGGATAAACAAGGTCGGTATTACCGCAGGTGCATCCACTCCCGAATGGATTATTAAAGAAGTGCTGGAAAGGATCGAGGATTTCCATGAATAA
- a CDS encoding tetratricopeptide repeat protein, translated as MPKPIKKRTHKKGIAEQEVLSFYQRFRDYYEGNRRFVHIVAGILILVLIAVSFSIYYNRRLNNEAATLEYEGYKLYQGLYTTNDAKKKERLNKAYKDFQAALKMKSSPVRLLYKSYTEYKLGKKDEALITLKKLVKKYSSDSEIVPVAYYKIAMIELEKGDKEAALKTLDTLFNLKNSPFFKDVALFEKGRILESLGRKDEALRAFKILVDSFPESPYYSTALARIKNEEGPSGKKGTDKKENKKAVKK; from the coding sequence ATGCCGAAACCGATCAAAAAACGAACCCATAAGAAAGGTATCGCAGAGCAAGAGGTCCTCTCCTTTTATCAAAGATTCAGGGACTACTATGAAGGCAACCGACGATTTGTCCACATTGTAGCCGGCATCCTGATACTCGTTCTCATAGCAGTCTCCTTCAGCATATATTACAACAGGCGTTTAAACAATGAAGCTGCTACCCTTGAGTATGAGGGATACAAGTTATATCAAGGGCTTTATACAACAAACGACGCAAAGAAAAAAGAACGGCTGAATAAGGCATACAAAGACTTTCAAGCTGCCCTGAAAATGAAAAGTTCGCCGGTAAGGCTTCTATACAAGTCCTACACCGAATACAAACTCGGCAAAAAAGACGAAGCCCTCATTACCTTAAAAAAGCTCGTAAAGAAATATTCATCCGATAGTGAAATCGTCCCTGTTGCGTACTACAAGATTGCCATGATAGAGCTTGAAAAGGGCGATAAAGAGGCGGCCCTCAAGACCCTCGACACACTCTTCAACCTGAAAAACAGCCCCTTCTTTAAGGATGTTGCGCTATTTGAAAAGGGACGGATCCTCGAGAGCCTCGGCAGGAAGGATGAGGCATTGAGGGCATTCAAAATCCTTGTTGACAGCTTCCCGGAATCCCCCTATTACAGCACTGCCCTGGCCAGAATAAAGAATGAGGAAGGGCCTTCCGGTAAAAAGGGGACGGACAAAAAAGAGAATAAGAAGGCCGTTAAAAAATAA
- the mltD_2 gene encoding membrane-bound lytic murein transglycosylase D precursor, with amino-acid sequence MPIRNKVTLLDIVDNPLIRIPVFLVFILIGPLFLPGKVAADTPEGLEGFSPFPPAQSAGEFFFREEDQGMVCLNNEISQDEDTVISSMEQQRSEYVILASYSQNVLARSSIERQIALYTTRRRKTFAKWLERSGRYLPLIRDILKEEGLPEDLTFLPLIESGYNTAARSHARAVGPWQFISATAKRYGLKINYWVDERRDPVKSTRAAARYLSSLYDQFDSWPLALAAYNAGEGRVRRAIRRSRTDDYWKIARSHYYLKRETRNYVSKFIAAGTIASDPEAYGFNDIDYHRPISFEAVTINHPASLSFIARCAATSLKVIRGLNPELKRWCTPPNLRTYTVRIPKGMGEVFRRCFENASARDRMPRIPYVIRQGDTISEIAERYGVPQKEVYALNKGISPRRLRPGSMIYLPPVNAKRGRVISRPNRSRSVPYVVQAGDTLYDIAGKYRVSRRKLYALNSGVDPRRLRPGELIYLPYRD; translated from the coding sequence ATGCCGATAAGGAATAAAGTTACACTTCTCGATATAGTGGACAACCCTTTAATCCGCATACCCGTCTTTTTAGTATTCATACTGATTGGTCCCCTTTTTCTTCCCGGGAAGGTTGCTGCAGATACCCCGGAGGGACTGGAGGGTTTTTCTCCCTTTCCGCCGGCCCAATCTGCCGGGGAGTTCTTTTTCCGTGAAGAGGATCAGGGGATGGTATGCCTGAACAATGAAATCTCTCAGGATGAAGATACGGTTATCTCCAGTATGGAGCAGCAGCGCAGTGAATATGTGATTCTTGCGTCCTATTCACAGAACGTCCTTGCCCGTTCATCCATTGAGAGACAGATAGCCCTGTATACCACCAGGAGACGGAAAACATTTGCAAAGTGGCTTGAGCGCTCAGGAAGGTATCTGCCCCTGATCAGGGATATCTTAAAGGAGGAGGGTCTTCCCGAGGATCTGACCTTCTTGCCCCTGATCGAGAGTGGATATAATACAGCCGCCCGGTCGCACGCCCGTGCCGTGGGGCCCTGGCAGTTTATCTCGGCAACAGCCAAAAGGTATGGTTTGAAAATCAATTATTGGGTAGATGAGAGGCGGGATCCGGTAAAGTCAACAAGGGCTGCCGCCCGCTACCTGAGTTCCCTCTACGATCAATTCGATTCCTGGCCCCTTGCCCTTGCCGCCTATAACGCAGGTGAGGGCCGTGTGAGGAGGGCTATCAGAAGGAGCAGAACAGATGACTACTGGAAGATTGCCCGGTCGCATTATTACCTGAAGAGGGAGACAAGGAATTACGTCTCAAAGTTTATTGCTGCAGGGACTATCGCCTCCGATCCCGAGGCGTATGGATTTAATGATATCGACTACCACAGACCGATTTCCTTTGAAGCGGTAACCATAAATCATCCTGCATCCCTCTCGTTCATTGCCAGATGTGCCGCCACCTCGCTGAAGGTGATCAGGGGATTGAACCCTGAACTCAAAAGGTGGTGTACACCTCCGAATTTAAGGACCTATACCGTGAGGATACCCAAGGGGATGGGAGAGGTTTTCAGGAGGTGTTTTGAGAATGCCTCTGCAAGGGACAGGATGCCCAGGATACCTTATGTAATCAGGCAGGGGGACACCATCTCCGAGATTGCTGAACGTTACGGGGTGCCGCAAAAGGAAGTTTATGCCCTGAATAAGGGAATCAGTCCGAGAAGACTGAGGCCGGGCTCGATGATTTACCTGCCCCCTGTGAATGCCAAGAGGGGGCGTGTGATCAGTAGGCCCAACAGGTCGAGGTCCGTACCCTATGTAGTTCAGGCCGGGGATACCCTTTATGATATAGCCGGTAAATACCGGGTATCAAGAAGGAAGCTTTATGCCCTCAACAGCGGGGTGGATCCAAGGCGTCTGAGGCCCGGTGAACTTATCTACCTCCCCTATCGGGATTAG
- the cmk gene encoding cytidylate kinase — MKRVIAIDGPSGAGKSTVARILAERLGFQYLDTGALYRAVALFLRRKGLDDGITDEQIREALHDLFIDFPDGRTLINGEDVSDEIRTPEIGHYSSVFSARRPVREFLLDIQRGYPRRHDTVVEGRDMGTVVFPTAWRKLFLDASGEERARRRYLQLKTAGKDITMEDAVKDIRERDIRDSSREIAPLKRASDALYIDTTSMDIEDTVKKIMEVL, encoded by the coding sequence ATGAAAAGAGTAATCGCCATAGACGGTCCGTCCGGTGCCGGCAAGAGCACGGTTGCAAGGATACTCGCTGAGAGGCTCGGGTTTCAGTACCTTGACACCGGGGCCCTTTACAGGGCCGTTGCACTTTTTCTCAGGAGAAAGGGACTGGATGACGGGATAACGGATGAACAGATCAGGGAGGCGCTTCATGATCTCTTCATAGACTTCCCGGATGGCAGGACCCTGATAAACGGTGAGGATGTCTCCGACGAAATAAGGACGCCGGAGATCGGCCATTACTCCTCTGTCTTTTCAGCCAGAAGACCTGTCAGGGAATTCCTCCTTGATATCCAGAGGGGATATCCCCGGAGGCATGACACCGTGGTTGAAGGAAGGGATATGGGGACAGTGGTGTTCCCCACGGCATGGAGGAAGTTATTCCTCGATGCCTCCGGAGAGGAACGGGCAAGGAGGAGATATCTTCAGCTCAAGACCGCGGGTAAGGACATCACCATGGAAGATGCTGTCAAGGATATCAGGGAAAGGGACATCCGTGATTCAAGCCGAGAAATCGCCCCCCTGAAAAGGGCCTCCGATGCCCTCTATATCGATACCACCTCCATGGATATCGAGGATACTGTAAAAAAGATAATGGAAGTTTTATAA
- the comM gene encoding competence protein ComM — MVLSKTISATLIGIEALPAEVEVDITSKGLPHFSLVGLPDTAVKESRDRVRAALKNSGFIFPLKQVTVNLAPADLKKEGSAFDLPIAVGILGSEEVLKPEASADFMITGELSLDGRLKPVKGALSMAIKAREMGLKGIILPEKNAPEAAVVEGLSVYGMESLIKVIEFLNDSRSTSPHEVNLQDILNLASCYDEDFSEVKGQEHAKRALEVAASGGHNILMIGPPGSGKTMLARRLSAILPNMTFDEALETTRIHSVAGTLNSGQSLLAVRPFRAPHHTISDVALIGGGQFPKPGEVSLSHNGVLFLDELPEFKRNVLEVLRQPLENGEVTVSRAIASVNYPARFMLVAAMNPCPCGYIRDEKHQCTCTPSQVHRYRTRVSGPLLDRIDIHIEVPAVEYKELSSSTTGESSEVIRDRVIRARELQLKRFSKDKIYCNGQMRTRHIKKHCILTKEAKSILETAMHKLSLSARAYTRILKVSRSIADLEASEHIQPYHVSEAIQYRTLDRGTF; from the coding sequence ATGGTGCTTTCAAAGACTATTAGCGCAACCCTCATAGGAATAGAGGCCCTCCCTGCAGAGGTGGAGGTCGACATTACCTCCAAGGGACTTCCCCACTTCTCCCTGGTCGGTCTCCCCGATACAGCGGTCAAGGAAAGCAGGGACCGTGTCCGGGCAGCCCTGAAGAACTCGGGTTTTATCTTTCCCCTCAAACAGGTAACCGTAAACCTCGCACCTGCCGATCTCAAGAAGGAGGGCTCCGCTTTTGACCTTCCGATAGCGGTTGGTATACTTGGATCTGAAGAGGTCCTCAAGCCTGAAGCCTCCGCTGACTTTATGATAACCGGCGAACTCTCACTCGACGGAAGACTCAAGCCTGTAAAAGGGGCGCTCTCAATGGCAATCAAGGCAAGGGAGATGGGCCTGAAGGGAATCATCCTTCCGGAAAAAAATGCCCCCGAAGCAGCAGTAGTTGAGGGACTGTCCGTTTATGGAATGGAGTCTCTCATTAAGGTAATCGAGTTTCTGAACGACTCCCGGAGCACCTCTCCGCATGAGGTAAACCTTCAAGACATCCTTAATCTCGCATCCTGCTATGATGAAGATTTCTCGGAGGTAAAGGGGCAGGAACATGCAAAACGGGCACTCGAGGTTGCAGCCTCCGGAGGACACAACATACTCATGATCGGCCCGCCCGGTTCCGGCAAGACAATGCTTGCCAGGAGGCTGTCCGCCATTCTACCAAACATGACATTCGATGAGGCACTTGAAACAACAAGGATACACAGTGTGGCGGGGACCCTTAACTCAGGCCAGTCACTCCTTGCCGTAAGGCCTTTCAGGGCACCACACCATACCATCTCAGATGTAGCCCTCATCGGAGGGGGACAATTCCCGAAGCCCGGCGAGGTATCACTGTCACACAATGGGGTTTTATTTCTCGATGAACTTCCGGAGTTTAAGAGGAACGTCCTTGAGGTCCTGAGACAGCCCCTTGAAAACGGTGAGGTAACCGTTTCGCGGGCAATAGCCTCGGTGAATTATCCGGCGAGGTTCATGCTTGTCGCTGCAATGAACCCCTGTCCCTGCGGCTACATCAGGGACGAGAAGCATCAGTGCACATGCACACCTTCGCAGGTACACAGGTACAGAACCCGGGTGTCCGGGCCCTTGCTCGACCGTATAGATATCCATATTGAGGTACCCGCCGTTGAGTACAAGGAACTGTCTTCAAGCACAACAGGCGAGAGTTCAGAGGTTATCAGGGATCGTGTAATCAGGGCCAGGGAACTCCAGCTTAAGCGGTTCAGCAAGGATAAGATCTACTGTAACGGACAGATGAGGACCAGGCATATCAAGAAGCATTGTATACTCACAAAGGAGGCAAAGAGTATCCTTGAAACCGCTATGCATAAACTCTCCCTCTCTGCAAGGGCGTACACCCGTATCCTCAAGGTCTCAAGGAGCATTGCCGATCTTGAGGCGTCTGAACATATACAGCCCTACCATGTCTCTGAGGCAATTCAGTACCGTACCCTGGACAGGGGGACGTTTTAA
- the polX_2 gene encoding DNA polymerase/3'-5' exonuclease PolX, with product MIDLHTHSIFSDGELIPAELIRRACVKGYRAIAITDHMDSSNMDFIIPRIAAIAREFNGVQPVRVIPGTEITHALPGQLPDLVKKARELGAEVVVVHGETIVEPVIEGTNRASIEAGADILAHPGLISEEDVILAAEKGVSLELSGRKGHSLSNGHVASLAVKHGATLVINTDAHSPGDLINRSFAEEIILSAGLDRKQIDSIFRNAEKISKI from the coding sequence ATGATAGATTTACATACTCATAGCATCTTCAGCGACGGCGAACTCATACCTGCCGAGCTTATTAGACGGGCCTGCGTTAAGGGATACAGGGCAATAGCCATAACCGATCATATGGACTCCTCGAACATGGATTTCATAATACCGAGAATAGCAGCCATTGCCAGGGAGTTCAACGGGGTCCAGCCGGTAAGGGTCATCCCGGGGACCGAAATTACCCATGCCCTCCCGGGGCAGCTTCCGGACCTTGTAAAAAAGGCCCGGGAACTTGGTGCCGAGGTGGTTGTAGTTCATGGTGAAACCATTGTCGAACCCGTCATCGAGGGGACAAACAGGGCCTCCATAGAGGCGGGTGCGGATATCCTGGCACATCCCGGCCTTATTTCTGAAGAAGATGTGATCCTTGCTGCAGAAAAGGGGGTTTCCCTTGAATTGAGCGGCCGGAAGGGACACAGTCTCTCCAATGGCCATGTGGCTTCCCTGGCTGTTAAACATGGCGCCACACTGGTAATAAATACCGATGCCCATTCCCCCGGAGATTTAATAAACAGGTCATTTGCTGAAGAGATAATCCTCTCGGCAGGGCTCGACAGGAAACAGATAGACTCAATTTTTAGGAATGCCGAAAAAATATCAAAGATATAA